ACACGGCGCGCGGCCGCCCGCAGAGCATGCAGCGTCGGACGACGCGCGAGGAAAACTTCGGTTTCCGCTTGGCCATCGCGATCTTCGATTTGCTCGCCATGCTGAGTCCCGTTTCACCGGCAGCCGTCGCGGCCGCTTGACTACACCACACGCCCCCGCCCACGGCGTGGGCACCGGGGGGCCCCCGGGGTCATGACGGCGTCGCGCCGTCGCCGTCGTCCTTCTTCATCGGCATCCCCATCGCGCGGAGAAACTGCCGCGCCTCGTCGTCGTTCCGCGCGCTGGTCACGATCGTGATGTTCATGCCCTGCGGCCGCGTGTATTTGTCGGGATTGATCTCGGGAAAGACCATCTGCTCCGAGAGGCCGAGGCTGTAATTGCCATGCCCGTCGAACGCGGTGCTCGACAGGCCACGGAAGTCACGGACCCGCGGCAGGGCGAGCGACACCAGGCGATCGAGAAACTCGTACATCCGCCGTCC
This Planctomycetota bacterium DNA region includes the following protein-coding sequences:
- a CDS encoding type Z 30S ribosomal protein S14 encodes the protein MASKSKIAMAKRKPKFSSRVVRRCMLCGRPRAVYRKFGTCRICFRKLADQGCIPGVRKASW
- the rplE gene encoding 50S ribosomal protein L5, whose product is MLEHYISTVRPALGKALDRDNPHAIPRLEKIVVNMGVGVAVTEKKFLEEAINALGQVTGQKPVATLSKAAVSGFKLRENLPIGCKVTLRGRRMYEFLDRLVSLALPRVRDFRGLSSTAFDGHGNYSLGLSEQMVFPEINPDKYTRPQGMNITIVTSARNDDEARQFLRAMGMPMKKDDGDGATPS